Below is a window of Paraburkholderia kururiensis DNA.
TGGGCAGTGCCCTCGGCGGATGGCTGCGGGAAGGCGCCCATGTGCAGTTCGCCGTGACCATCGCGCTCGCGCCGCTTACGGCCTTGTGGTTTGCGCAGATTCCGCTCGTCGGACCATTGGCGAATGCGTTTGCCATCCCATGGGTGAGCGTCGTCGTGACGCCGGTCGTGCTGGTGGGTTGCGTGCTGCCCGCGCCGCTCGATGCGCCCGTCTTTCGTGTCGCGCATGAACTGCTCGTGTGGCTTGCGGTGGCGTTGGAAGGGGTTTCGCGGCCTTCGTGGGCGCTGCTTCACGTGCCGATGCCAGGGCCGTGGGCGCTTGCCGCTGCGGCGGCGGGTGTGCTCTGGTGCCTCGCGCCGCGGGGCTGGCCGTTGCGCTGGGCAGCGCCGCTCACGTGGCTGCCATTGCTCGTGCCGCCGCCGTCCGGGCTCGCTGTGGGCGCGTTTCGTCTGACGGCGCTCGACATCGGTCAGGGTTCCTCGGTGTTGATCGAAACGGCGCAGCATGCCTTGCTGTTCGACGCGGGGCCCGGGCCCGAATCGACGCGCGCCGGCGAGCGCGTGGTCGTGCCGTACCTCGATGCGCGCGGCCTGCGGCGGCTCGATACGCTGGTGCTGAGCCACGACGATTCCGATCATTCGGGCGGCGCGGCGGCTGTGCTCGACGGCGTGGAGGTGGGCCAGGTGCTGGCGGCCGTCGCGCCGTCGCATCCTCTCTGGACGGCGGCGCGTGCGGCCGGTGCGCAGACGGTGCAGTGCGCGGCGGGGCAGCGCTGGCAGTGGGATGGCGTCGACTTCGAGATGCTGTGGCCCGATCCCGGTCCGCTGCGCGGCAAGACCAACGAGCATTGCTGCGTGTTGCGCGTGACGGCGGCGGTGCCGGCAGGTTCAGCGCCGGGCATGACGGCGCAGGCTGCGTCCGACGCCGCACCCGCGCGGAATCCGCCACCATCGGCACTCCTCAGCGCAGATGCCGACGCGCAAACCGAACGCACGCTGATCGCCCGCGACCGCTCGGCCTTGCGCGCCCAGGTGCTCGTCGTGCCGCATCACGGCAGCGCGACCTCGTCTACCGAGCCGTTCCTCGATTCCGTCGAACCGCTCGTCGCGATATTTCAGGTAGGCTATCGCAACCGTTTCCACCACCCGAATCCGCGCGTGCTCGCGCGCTACGAGGCGCGCGAGACGACGCTCACGCGTAGCGACGTGGATGGCGCGGTCCGGCTCGACGTAGCGTTCGTCCGACCCGATGACGCGAGTGGGCAGGGGCAACACCCGACGGCGCCGCCGCAGCCCGAGCGCTATCGCGAGACGCACCGGCGCTACTGGATGGATCGCTAGAGAGAAGAGCGAACAGGCACGTCGAACGGGCCTTCGAGCGTGGGCGGCCACCGCTCACGGTCGGCGGCCAACCGCAGCGGGACGCGAAGAACCCGCGAGCCTCATCAAGGAGACAGCACGCATTTGAAGAACGTCATTCACTTCTCGCATGCGAACGGTTTTCCGGCGCCAACCTACCGGACGCTTTTCGCCGAACTCGCCGACGACTACGAGATCCGCTTCGTCGAGCGCATTGGTCACGACCCGCGGTATCCCGTGACGCGCGACTGGCCGCATCTCGTCGAGGAACTGCTCGCCGACATCGAACGTTCGTACGAGCAGCCCGTCTGGCTTGTCGGGCATTCGCTGGGCGGCTACCTCTCGCTGATGGCGGCGTTGCGGCGCCCGCAGTGGGTGAGGGGCGTCGTGATGCTCGACTCGCCCGTGATCGCGGGCTGGCGCAGCAGCGTGCTGCGCGTTTCGCAGTGGACCGGACTCGACGAGCGGCTCTCGCCCGCCGCGGCTACGCGCACGCGCCGCACGCATTGGGCGAGCCGCGACGAGGCCTGGCGGCATTTCCATGCGAAGCCGGCGTTCGCGCGCTGGGACGAACGTGTGCTCTCCGATTACATCGACTTCGGCATTCCGCAGACGGCGCCCGACGGCAGCCGCTCGCTCGCCTTCGACCGGCGCGTCGAATATCTGATTTACCGCACGTTGCCGCACACGCTCGGCGCGCGGCTCGCGCATGGCGCGCCGGTGCCGGTCGGATTCATCGCGGGCACGCGCTCGAAGGAGATTCGTCAGGTGGGACTGGCGGCGACGCGGCGAGCCGCGGGCGAGCGCATCGAATGGATGGAAGGCAGCCATCTCTATCCGATGGAGCGACCCATCGACACTGCGCGAGCGGTGCTCGGCATGCTGCGTCGGCTCGGACGCGAAGGGTAGCGGCGGGGCGCTTTGCAGCACATGTTGCAGTACGCTTCGCGGCATCCTCGCGCGGTGTTTTTTGCGGGGACGGATTCCAGGAAAGGGGAGCCTTTACGGTATAATCCGTTTTTCCCGCGAGCATCCAGCGATGACCAAATATGTTTTCGTCACCGGCGGCGTAGTTTCCTCCCTCGGCAAGGGTATTGCCGCCGCCTCTCTCGCCGCGATCCTCGAATCGCGCGGTCTGAAAGTCACCCTCCTCAAGCTCGATCCCTACATCAACGTCGACCCCGGCACGATGAGTCCGTTTCAGCACGGCGAAGTGTTCGTGACGGAAGACGGAGCGGAAACCGATCTCGACCTCGGCCACTACGAGCGCTTCATCAGCACGAAGATGCGCAAGGCCAACAACTTCACCACGGGCCAGATCTACGAATCGGTGATCCGCAAGGAACGCCGCGGCGATTATCTCGGCAAGACGGTGCAGGTCATTCCGCACATCACCAACGAAATCCAGGCGTTCATCGAGCGCGGCGCCGCGTCGGCCACGTGTGGCGAACCGGACGTGGCGATCGTGGAAATCGGCGGCACGGTGGGCGACATCGAATCGCTGCCGTTTCTCGAAGCGGCGCGGCAGATGAGCCTGCGCATGGGCCGCAACAACGCGTGCTTTATCCACCTCACGCTGGTGCCGTTCATCGCGACGGCGGGCGAACTGAAGACCAAACCCACGCAGCACAGCGTGCAGAAGCTGCGCGAGATCGGTATCTATCCGAACGTGCTGCTGTGCCGTGCCGACCGCCGCATTCCCGACGACGAACGCCAGAAGATCTCGCTCTTCTCGAACGTGCCGCAGGACGCCGTGATTTCAGTGTGGGACGTGGACAGCATCTACAAGATTCCGCAGATGCTGCACGACCAGGGGCTCGACGCGATCGTGTGCGAGGAACTGAAGCTCTCGCCGAAGCCCGCAGACCTCACAGTGTGGTCGGAGATGGTCGAGAAGCTCGAGCATCCGAAGCATGAAGTGACCATCGGCATGGTCGGCAAGTACGTCGATCTCACCGAGTCGTACAAGTCGCTCATCGAAGCGCTCAAGCACGCGTCGATCCACACGTCGACGAAGGTCAACATCGAGTACATCGACTCCGAGCAGATCGAGACCGAAGGCGTCGAAAGCCTGAAGCATCTCGACGCCGTGCTCGTGCCGGGCGGTTTCGGCCGGCGCGGCACCGAAGGCAAGATCAAGGCGATCCAGTACGCCCGCGAGGCGAAGGTGCCGTACCTCGGCATCTGCCTCGGCATGCAGCTCGCCGTGATCGAGTTCGCGCGCCACGTGGTGGGCCTCAAGGACGCCAACAGCACCGAGTTCGATCCGGAAACACCGAACCGTGTCGTCGCGCTCATCACCGAATGGTACGACCGCGAAGGCAAGGTGGAAAAGCGCGACGAGGAGTCGGACCTGGGCGGCACCATGCGCCTCGGCTCGCAGCGTTGCCCGATCAAGCCCGGCACGATGGCGTCGGAGATCTACGGCAAGGACGTCAACGAGCGTCACCGTCACCGCTATGAAGTCAACAACCGCTTCGTGCCGCAACTGGAGACGGGCGGCCTCGTCATCAGCGCCCGCACGCCGAGCGAAGATCTGCCGGAAATGATGGAGTTGCCGCGCGACCTGCACCCGTGGTTCGTCGGCGTGCAGTTTCACCCCGAATTCACGTCGACGCCGCGCGACGGTCATCCGCTTTTCAAGGCGTATGTCGAAGCGGCGCTCGCTTGCCAACAGTCGCGCGTCAAGGAGCAGGCATGAAGCTGTGCGGGTTCGAGGTCGGTCTCGACAAGCCGTTCTTCCTGATCGCGGGCACCTGCGTGGTCGAGTCGGAGCAGATGACGATCGACACGGCCGGGCGTCTCAAGGAAATTTGCGCGAAGCTCGGCGTGCCGTTCATCTACAAGTCCTCGTACGACAAGGCCAATCGCAGCAGCGGCAAGTCGTTTCGCGGGCTGGGTATGGACGAAGGGCTGCGTATCCTCGGTGAAGTGAAGCGTCAGCTCGGCCTGCCGGTGCTCACCGACGTGCACAGCGAAGCGGAAATCGAACCGGTAGCGGCGGTGGTGGACGTGCTGCAGACGCCGGCGTTCCTCTGCCGTCAGACCGACTTCATCCACGCCTGCGCGCGCTCGGGCAAGCCTGTCAACATCAAGAAGGGCCAGTTTCTCGCGCCGCACGACATGAAGAACGTGATCGACAAGGCACGCGAAGCGGCGCGCGAGGCCGGGCTCTCCGAAGATCGCTTTCTTGCCTGCGAACGCGGCGTTTCATTCGGTTACAACAATCTCGTCTCGGACATGCGCTCGCTTGCGATCATGCGCGAGACGGGCGCGCCGGTCGTGTTCGACGCCACGCACTCGGTGCAGTTGCCGGGCGGGCAGGGCACGAGTTCGGGCGGTCAGCGCGAGTTCGTGCCGGTGCTCGCGCGCGCGGCCGTCGCGACGGGCGTGGCCGGGCTCTTCATGGAAACCCATCCGCGCCCGGCCGAGGCGAAGTCGGACGGTCCCAACGCGGTGCCGCTCCACCGCATGGCGGACCTGCTCGAAACGCTGCTCACGCTCGACGAGGCCGTGAAGCGCAAGCCGTTCCTCGAGCACGATTTCAACTGATGCGCGTCTCGCGTGGGCGCACGTCGTGTGCGGCGCCCACCGCGAACCGCATCCGGCGGCGATACGAGGTTCATGCCGGAGCGATTCGAACGCCGTCGTCGCCGTAAGAATTCAACGTCATTTCCTGAGGAAACCATGAGTGCAATCGTAGACATCATCGGTCGTGAGATTCTGGATTCGCGAGGCAACCCCACCGTCGAATGCGACGTGTTGCTCGAGTCGGGCACGATGGGCCGCGCGGCGGTGCCGTCGGGCGCATCCACCGGCTCGCGCGAGGCGATCGAACTGCGCGACGGCGAAACCGGCCGCTACGGCGGCAAGGGCGTGCTGAAGGCGGTCGAGCACATCAACACCGAGATTTCCGAAGCGATCATGGGCCTCGACGCGTCGGAACAGGCGTTCCTCGACAAGACGCTGCTGGAGCTCGACGGTACGGACAACAAGTCGCGTCTGGGCGCCAACGCGCTGCTCGCGGTGTCCATGGCCGTGGCGAAGGCCGCCGCCGAAGAAGCCGGCTTGCCGCTGTACCGCTATTTCGGCGGCTCGGGCGCGATGCAACTGCCGGTTCCGATGATGAACATCGTCAACGGCGGCGCGCACGCGAACAACAGCCTCGACATCCAGGAATTCATGATCGTGCCGGTGAGCCAGCCGACCTTCCGCGAAGCGTTGCGTTGCGGCGCGGAAGTGTTCCACGCGCTCAAGAAGATTCTCTCGGACCGCGGCATGAGCACGGCCGTGGGCGACGAAGGCGGCTTCGCGCCGAACTTCGGCAGCAACGACGAATGCCTCTCCACGATTCTCCAGGCCATCGAAAAGGCCGGCTACCGTGCCGGTGAAGACGTGCTGCTCGCGCTCGACTGCGCGGCGAGCGAGTTCTATCACGACGGCAAGTACCAGCTCGCGGGCGAAGGCCTGCAACTGTCGTCGGCCGAGTTCACCGACTACCTCGCCACGTTGGCCGACAAATTCCCGATCGTCTCGATCGAAGACGGCATGCACGAAGGCGACTGGGACGGCTGGAAGCTGCTGACGGAGCGCCTCGGCAAGAAGATCCAGCTGGTGGGCGACGACCTGTTCGTCACGAACACGCGCATCCTGAAGGAAGGCATCGAGAAGGGCATCGCGAACTCGATCCTCATCAAGATCAACCAGATCGGCACGCTGACCGAAACGTTCGCCGCCATCGAGATGGCCAAGCGCGCGGGCTACACGGCTGTGATTTCGCACCGCTCGGGCGAAACCGAAGATTCGACCATTGCCGACATCGCCGTGGGCCTGAACGCCGGCCAGATCAAGACCGGTTCGCTCTCGCGCAGCGACCGCATCTCGAAGTACAACCAGTTGCTGCGCATCGAGGAAGACCTCGGCGATATCGCGAGCTACCCGGGCAAGTCGACGTTCTACAATCTGCGTTGATGAACGTCAGCGTCGTTTCTGGCTTTTGATCCTCCCCGTCGCCCTGCGTATAGCGCAGGGCGACTTGTATTGTCCGGCTCCTTTCATGCGGCTTGTCACTGTCGTTCTGATCATTCTGCTGGTGTTGATCCAGTACCCGCTCTGGTGGGGGCATGGCGGCTGGCTGCGTGTCCATGAACTGCAGCAGCAACTTGCCGAACAGCAGAAGAAAAACGCGGACGAAAAGCTGCGCAACGAGCGCATTGCCGGCGAGGTGCAGGATCTGCGGAGCGGGACGGCCGCCGTGGAGGAACGGGCCCGCTACGAGATGGGCATGGTGAAGGACAGCGAAGTATTCGTACAGTTTGTCTCGCCGAATGCGCCGCTGCCTGCATCAAACAACGTGGCGCCGAATACCTCGACGCGTGGGGAAGTTTCGGCCGCGCCCGTGCGGGTAGTGCCGAACCCCGAGTCCCGCGCGAAGCCGGATAAGAAACACGCGCGCGCCGCAAAGGACGCGCACGGCAAGAACGTCAAGCCGAAAGGTGCCGGCTGAATACCGGCGGCGGTGCCGCCGCCGGCATCGTCACCAGGTCACCAGCCCCATCCCCAGCCGGGATAGCCGTATCCGATTCCCGTCCCCCAGCCGTGCCCCCAACCGCCGCTGTAATAGCTGCCGTAGACCGTCATGGGCGCCGGCGCCGAGTAATAGCGCGACCACGTTTCGGCAGCCTGTTCGGCGGCGATGGCGCGGTTCTGGTCGGCGAGCACCTGCTTGTCGATGGCGTCGTAACGTTGCCGTTCTTCCGGTGTGAGGGCTTGGGCGCCTGTCGGCACGCCGGACTGGTCGGCGGGCAAGCGACTATAGATCGGCGATGGCCCCGGCGGGTCCATCATGCAGCCGCTCAAGGCGACGACTGCAGCGAGCGCCGACACGGCGAAGAGTGTGCGCCGCGCGAGCGAGGCACGGGTGTGAACGTTCATGACGACCTCCATCGGTCGGACGCCTGAACAAGATCACCCCGCGAGGCGCCGCCGTTTAACACTTTCTGTCGCTTCCGCTGTGTGCTCGTGGTCTCCCGATGGAGCGAGCGGAAGCGGCGCGCTTTTGTGCCGGTTCAGTGCAGCAGTTTCAGTGCCGCTGTCCGGTTGCGGGCGCGACTCCTTCTGAGAGGCCGCTCGCGACGAAAAGTTGCGCGACGTCCACCGGGTCGAATTCATACCGCTGGTTACAGAAGTCGCAATGAATTTCGACGTGCCCGCGTTCCTCGATCACGCTATCCACTTCGGGACGGCCTAGCATCTTCAGCATGGCGCCCACTTTTTCGCGCGAGCACGAGCACTCGAAGCGCGCCGGCGCCGGATCGAAATGGCGCACGTTCTCTTGCCAGAAGAGCCGGCGGAACACTGTCTGCGGTTCTTCCTTCAGCAGTTCGTCCTGCGAGAGCGTATTGCCGAGCGTACACACGCGTTCCCACGTATCGGCGTCGAGTTCGCCGGGGTGCGGCACGATCCCGCCGTCGCCAGGCAGTTTCTGCAGCAGCATGCCCACCGCGCGTTCGGTGTTCGCGGCGAGCCACAGACGCGTGTCCAGTTGCTCGGAGTGATGCATGTAGTGCTCGAGCACGGCCGCGATGGACTGCAACGGACCGTCTTCGCCGTTGAGCGGCACGATGCCCTGATACGGCTGCTGTCCCGGCACCTTGTTGTGCGGATCCAGCGTGATCACGCAACGGCCGTTGCCGCCGATGTTCACGAGATCGACGAGGCTTGCCTCCTCGCCGATCGCGTTCGCCGAGGCGTCGCCGTAGCGCGCCGTGGCGCGCATCGACAGTTCCGAATTGCACTGCACGACCAGCATCTTGACGGGGCCGTCGCCGAAAATCTGCATGATCAGCGTGCCGTCGAACTTGAGGTTCGCGCACAGCAGCGCGCACGCGGCCATCATTTCGCCGAGCACGGTCTGCACAGGCGCGGGGTAGGAACGGCGCGTCAGCACTTCCTGCCACGTATTGCGCAGCGAGACGATCTCGCCGCGCACCGGGGCCGTACTGAACATGAATTTCTGCAACTGATCGCTCACAATATTTCCTTCACTGAATTGCCCGGCGTCGCGCTGCTACGCGTCACGCCGCTGTCTTGCCTCGTTCCGTGCCGGTTCCTTGCGGTACGACGCGCGGGATGCGGCGTTAGCCGATCCGCACGAGATTCGCCTTGAACCAGGCGCGGCGTTCTGCATAGTTTTCTGCGTTGCGGCGCAGCTTCGCGACGTCCTCCTCCGTCAGCTCGCGCACGACCTTGGCGGGAGCGCCGAGGATGAGCGAGTTGTCGGGGAACACCTTGCCTTCCGTCACCACGGCTCCGGCGCCAACCAGACAGTTGCGGCCGATCACCGCGCCATTCAAGACCACCGCCTGAATACCGATCAGCGCGCCTTCCTTGATCGTGCAGCCGTGCAGCATGGCCTGGTGGCCGACCGTCACGCCGGCTTCGATCGACAGCGGATAGCCGGGATCGGTATGCAGCACGGCGCCTTCCTGAACGTTGCTGCCGCGGCCGATCGTGATCGGCTCGTTGTCGCCGCGGATGGCCGCGCCGAACCAGACGCTCGAATTTTCGTCCAGCGTGACCTTGCCGATGACGGTCGCCGTGTCCGCGACGAACACGCTTTCGTGGATGGTCGGGGCGGCGTCGCCAAGCTTGTAGATTGCCACGGTGAACTGTCTCCTTCAGATGGGATGGGTGTGTCACTGCCCGCACGCGCGGGGCGCCGCATAGTCAATCCCGTATTGTAAATGGATGCGTGAAGAGCCCGTCTGGCACAATGCCGCCGTGCGCCGCTGCGCCTGCCTTCAGTCTCGTTGCCGTATGAATTCCTCCCGTTCCGACTCGTCTTTCCCGGCTGCCGCTGCGGCCAGCCGTAGCCCGGAAGCCGCTTCGTCGGCTGTCTCCGGCTCCGGCCCTCACGCCAATGAGCAGCGTGATCCCGCTCGCTCGACCGCCGCACCAGCTTGCGGCTCCGCTGTGCTTCAGGTCCCGTGCGCTCGCGCCATTGCGCTCAGCGTGCTGGCCGAGCGCGATCCGGTGACGAAGGCCCGCGCAGCGAGCGCGCTATACGAAAGCGTGCTTGCCGGTGTGACCGAAATCGACCCGGCTCGAACGTTCGAGGAACCGGTCGCGCTGC
It encodes the following:
- a CDS encoding gamma carbonic anhydrase family protein gives rise to the protein MAIYKLGDAAPTIHESVFVADTATVIGKVTLDENSSVWFGAAIRGDNEPITIGRGSNVQEGAVLHTDPGYPLSIEAGVTVGHQAMLHGCTIKEGALIGIQAVVLNGAVIGRNCLVGAGAVVTEGKVFPDNSLILGAPAKVVRELTEEDVAKLRRNAENYAERRAWFKANLVRIG
- the kdsA gene encoding 3-deoxy-8-phosphooctulonate synthase; protein product: MKLCGFEVGLDKPFFLIAGTCVVESEQMTIDTAGRLKEICAKLGVPFIYKSSYDKANRSSGKSFRGLGMDEGLRILGEVKRQLGLPVLTDVHSEAEIEPVAAVVDVLQTPAFLCRQTDFIHACARSGKPVNIKKGQFLAPHDMKNVIDKAREAAREAGLSEDRFLACERGVSFGYNNLVSDMRSLAIMRETGAPVVFDATHSVQLPGGQGTSSGGQREFVPVLARAAVATGVAGLFMETHPRPAEAKSDGPNAVPLHRMADLLETLLTLDEAVKRKPFLEHDFN
- a CDS encoding ComEC/Rec2 family competence protein — translated: MRAVWCGFALGVVGLQQQAALPGWHVVMACLLMAATAAVGASAMGRKGRGRVVRAGGWCAVWIAAACIGFVYAAWRAETRLAYELPKAWEVRDVELQGYIENLPATDATGVRFQFAVESPALAGRAAEPQDRAVAKHFARRVQLSWIARDAPVPVLEPGQRWRLTVRLKRPHGTANFGVRDAEAALIARNVRATGYVSATQNAQRLPGDERGVGIAFERARMALRDRIVEALGDAPHRGIVVALANGAQDLIGDDDWRLMRRTGTSHLVAVSGLHIGLVAGMVGWLVAALWRRSCFVGRDWPLVVPAQKVAVVGGALAAAVYAGLAGFNVPAQRALWMLAVIGLAFLSGRQVGRSTALAWALGIVLLIDPWAVLSAGFWLSFGAVVAIFYAMSRTVRRREASTAIGPDDAERDATALHSGEDSPRRIAWFAWLAVFVRRMGSALGGWLREGAHVQFAVTIALAPLTALWFAQIPLVGPLANAFAIPWVSVVVTPVVLVGCVLPAPLDAPVFRVAHELLVWLAVALEGVSRPSWALLHVPMPGPWALAAAAAGVLWCLAPRGWPLRWAAPLTWLPLLVPPPSGLAVGAFRLTALDIGQGSSVLIETAQHALLFDAGPGPESTRAGERVVVPYLDARGLRRLDTLVLSHDDSDHSGGAAAVLDGVEVGQVLAAVAPSHPLWTAARAAGAQTVQCAAGQRWQWDGVDFEMLWPDPGPLRGKTNEHCCVLRVTAAVPAGSAPGMTAQAASDAAPARNPPPSALLSADADAQTERTLIARDRSALRAQVLVVPHHGSATSSTEPFLDSVEPLVAIFQVGYRNRFHHPNPRVLARYEARETTLTRSDVDGAVRLDVAFVRPDDASGQGQHPTAPPQPERYRETHRRYWMDR
- a CDS encoding CTP synthase, yielding MTKYVFVTGGVVSSLGKGIAAASLAAILESRGLKVTLLKLDPYINVDPGTMSPFQHGEVFVTEDGAETDLDLGHYERFISTKMRKANNFTTGQIYESVIRKERRGDYLGKTVQVIPHITNEIQAFIERGAASATCGEPDVAIVEIGGTVGDIESLPFLEAARQMSLRMGRNNACFIHLTLVPFIATAGELKTKPTQHSVQKLREIGIYPNVLLCRADRRIPDDERQKISLFSNVPQDAVISVWDVDSIYKIPQMLHDQGLDAIVCEELKLSPKPADLTVWSEMVEKLEHPKHEVTIGMVGKYVDLTESYKSLIEALKHASIHTSTKVNIEYIDSEQIETEGVESLKHLDAVLVPGGFGRRGTEGKIKAIQYAREAKVPYLGICLGMQLAVIEFARHVVGLKDANSTEFDPETPNRVVALITEWYDREGKVEKRDEESDLGGTMRLGSQRCPIKPGTMASEIYGKDVNERHRHRYEVNNRFVPQLETGGLVISARTPSEDLPEMMELPRDLHPWFVGVQFHPEFTSTPRDGHPLFKAYVEAALACQQSRVKEQA
- the hslO gene encoding Hsp33 family molecular chaperone HslO gives rise to the protein MSDQLQKFMFSTAPVRGEIVSLRNTWQEVLTRRSYPAPVQTVLGEMMAACALLCANLKFDGTLIMQIFGDGPVKMLVVQCNSELSMRATARYGDASANAIGEEASLVDLVNIGGNGRCVITLDPHNKVPGQQPYQGIVPLNGEDGPLQSIAAVLEHYMHHSEQLDTRLWLAANTERAVGMLLQKLPGDGGIVPHPGELDADTWERVCTLGNTLSQDELLKEEPQTVFRRLFWQENVRHFDPAPARFECSCSREKVGAMLKMLGRPEVDSVIEERGHVEIHCDFCNQRYEFDPVDVAQLFVASGLSEGVAPATGQRH
- the ftsB gene encoding cell division protein FtsB; translation: MRLVTVVLIILLVLIQYPLWWGHGGWLRVHELQQQLAEQQKKNADEKLRNERIAGEVQDLRSGTAAVEERARYEMGMVKDSEVFVQFVSPNAPLPASNNVAPNTSTRGEVSAAPVRVVPNPESRAKPDKKHARAAKDAHGKNVKPKGAG
- the eno gene encoding phosphopyruvate hydratase, with the translated sequence MSAIVDIIGREILDSRGNPTVECDVLLESGTMGRAAVPSGASTGSREAIELRDGETGRYGGKGVLKAVEHINTEISEAIMGLDASEQAFLDKTLLELDGTDNKSRLGANALLAVSMAVAKAAAEEAGLPLYRYFGGSGAMQLPVPMMNIVNGGAHANNSLDIQEFMIVPVSQPTFREALRCGAEVFHALKKILSDRGMSTAVGDEGGFAPNFGSNDECLSTILQAIEKAGYRAGEDVLLALDCAASEFYHDGKYQLAGEGLQLSSAEFTDYLATLADKFPIVSIEDGMHEGDWDGWKLLTERLGKKIQLVGDDLFVTNTRILKEGIEKGIANSILIKINQIGTLTETFAAIEMAKRAGYTAVISHRSGETEDSTIADIAVGLNAGQIKTGSLSRSDRISKYNQLLRIEEDLGDIASYPGKSTFYNLR
- a CDS encoding alpha/beta fold hydrolase; this translates as MKNVIHFSHANGFPAPTYRTLFAELADDYEIRFVERIGHDPRYPVTRDWPHLVEELLADIERSYEQPVWLVGHSLGGYLSLMAALRRPQWVRGVVMLDSPVIAGWRSSVLRVSQWTGLDERLSPAAATRTRRTHWASRDEAWRHFHAKPAFARWDERVLSDYIDFGIPQTAPDGSRSLAFDRRVEYLIYRTLPHTLGARLAHGAPVPVGFIAGTRSKEIRQVGLAATRRAAGERIEWMEGSHLYPMERPIDTARAVLGMLRRLGREG